A single genomic interval of Calditerricola satsumensis harbors:
- the gatC gene encoding Asp-tRNA(Asn)/Glu-tRNA(Gln) amidotransferase subunit GatC, whose product MSAISRQQVEHVANLARLALTPEEAERFTQQLNKILEFAHKLNELNTDGVEPTSHVLPLANVMRDDEVRPSIPREEALKNAPDQANGLFRVPKVIEG is encoded by the coding sequence ATGAGCGCAATTTCCCGCCAGCAGGTGGAGCACGTCGCCAACCTGGCGCGGCTGGCGCTGACGCCGGAGGAGGCGGAGCGGTTTACACAGCAGCTCAACAAGATCCTCGAATTTGCCCACAAGCTGAACGAGCTCAACACCGACGGTGTGGAACCGACGAGCCACGTGTTGCCGCTGGCCAACGTGATGCGCGACGACGAGGTGCGACCGTCGATTCCGCGCGAGGAAGCGCTGAAAAACGCGCCCGATCAGGCGAACGGCCTGTTCCGCGTCCCGAAAGTGATCGAGGGCTAG